The following proteins are co-located in the Deinococcus aerius genome:
- a CDS encoding MOSC domain-containing protein, whose protein sequence is MKTIHELRATFPRPGRLEWIGLRETRRGPVRSVTEAEVHPLVGLIGDHGKQAPARLRALTGEPGEAATPQRTSPIPGGPGRRQVTLLQAEHLPVIAALAGLSEATPERLRRNLLVSGLPLLALKDARLRVGEVVLEATGECHPCSRMEETLGEGGYNAVRGHGGLTARVISGGLIRVGDPVTVLEPVQSGRG, encoded by the coding sequence GTGAAGACCATCCACGAACTCCGCGCCACCTTTCCCCGCCCGGGCCGATTGGAGTGGATCGGGCTGCGCGAGACCCGGCGCGGCCCGGTGCGGAGCGTGACGGAAGCGGAGGTGCATCCCCTCGTCGGCCTGATCGGCGACCACGGGAAACAGGCTCCAGCCAGGCTGCGCGCCCTGACCGGGGAACCGGGGGAAGCGGCGACCCCACAGAGGACTTCTCCCATTCCCGGCGGTCCCGGGCGGCGACAGGTCACGCTCCTCCAGGCCGAGCACCTGCCCGTGATCGCGGCCCTGGCAGGGTTGTCCGAAGCCACACCCGAGAGGCTGCGCCGCAACCTCCTCGTGAGCGGCCTGCCCCTGCTCGCCCTCAAGGACGCCCGGCTCCGGGTGGGGGAGGTCGTGCTGGAGGCCACCGGGGAATGCCATCCCTGTTCCCGCATGGAGGAGACGCTGGGCGAGGGCGGCTACAACGCCGTGCGCGGGCACGGGGGCCTGACGGCGCGGGTGATCTCGGGCGGCCTGATCCGGGTGGGCGACCCCGTGACCGTGCTGGAACCCGTTCAGTCGGGGAGAGGCTGA